From a single Rhodococcus qingshengii JCM 15477 genomic region:
- a CDS encoding hydroxymethylglutaryl-CoA reductase, degradative — protein sequence MNNRSINSRIADFRSYDVAARRAEIVRQTDLTEADIAVYDAADGLTIDQADRMVENVLGVIGIPVGVATNFTINGTDYLIPLATEEPSVVAAASNAARIARGLGGFHVSSTQPIMQAQIQLVDVVDPAAARIRLLEAREEIIALANEQDPKLVSVGGGVKDISVRIVSSDKAAYVVLHLHVDVRDAMGANAVNTMAEAIADRVAEIGGGHVVLRILTNKADLRLTRVRAVFDAELIGGAEVVDNLIHAARLAELDPYRAATHNKGIMNGISAVVLATGNDTRAVEAGCHSHAVNADGIYSSLSHFEKNADGNIVGTLELPMPVGLVGGATKVHPVAQAAIKMLGVESAEELAGIILAVGLAQNLAAVRVLASEGVQRGHMGLHARNIAATAGAQKSEIDAVVARLIADKSIRVEHAEKVLAEIRGGN from the coding sequence ATGAACAACCGGTCCATCAACAGCCGCATCGCCGATTTCCGGTCCTACGACGTCGCCGCACGACGCGCCGAGATCGTCCGCCAGACCGACCTGACCGAGGCAGACATCGCGGTCTACGACGCCGCCGACGGCCTCACCATCGACCAGGCCGATCGCATGGTCGAGAACGTCCTCGGCGTCATCGGCATCCCGGTCGGCGTGGCCACCAACTTCACGATCAACGGCACGGACTACCTGATCCCGCTCGCCACCGAGGAGCCGTCGGTAGTCGCAGCCGCAAGCAACGCTGCTCGCATCGCACGCGGACTCGGGGGCTTTCACGTCTCGAGCACGCAGCCGATCATGCAAGCCCAGATTCAACTCGTCGACGTCGTGGATCCGGCAGCTGCCCGCATCCGACTCCTCGAGGCACGTGAAGAAATCATTGCACTCGCCAACGAGCAGGACCCGAAACTGGTCAGCGTCGGGGGTGGCGTGAAGGACATTTCGGTTCGCATCGTGTCCTCGGACAAGGCCGCCTACGTCGTCCTTCACCTTCACGTCGACGTACGAGATGCCATGGGCGCCAACGCCGTCAACACGATGGCCGAGGCAATCGCGGATCGAGTCGCCGAGATCGGCGGCGGACACGTCGTCCTGCGCATCCTCACCAACAAGGCCGATCTGCGGCTGACACGCGTTCGCGCCGTGTTCGACGCCGAATTGATCGGCGGCGCAGAGGTTGTGGACAACCTGATCCATGCCGCACGCTTGGCGGAGCTGGATCCCTACCGCGCCGCGACGCACAACAAGGGCATCATGAACGGCATCAGCGCCGTGGTGCTGGCGACCGGAAATGACACGCGCGCAGTCGAAGCCGGGTGCCACTCCCATGCAGTCAACGCCGACGGAATCTACTCGTCGCTCTCGCATTTCGAGAAGAATGCCGACGGAAACATCGTCGGCACCCTCGAACTGCCCATGCCGGTCGGCCTCGTCGGCGGGGCCACCAAAGTGCACCCCGTAGCGCAGGCCGCAATCAAGATGCTCGGCGTCGAGAGCGCCGAGGAACTCGCCGGCATCATCCTGGCAGTCGGCCTGGCGCAGAACCTGGCTGCGGTCCGCGTTCTGGCCAGTGAGGGTGTCCAGCGCGGACACATGGGGCTGCACGCCCGCAACATCGCTGCCACCGCCGGAGCGCAGAAGAGCGAGATCGACGCCGTGGTGGCACGCCTGATCGCGGACAAGAGCATTCGCGTCGAGCATGCCGAGAAGGTTCTCGCCGAGATCCGCGGCGGAAACTGA
- a CDS encoding tripartite tricarboxylate transporter permease, with the protein MSSVLTNEILIAVLFGIIGAVAFTFIGLISGTDETATIAPLTLLVILLGAPPAAVFTFFLSGAIAKHMTHAVPTMLLGIPGDTMAIPLLPEAQMMRSLGIPHIALRKAISGAVISAFVAVPVAVLFATILAPFADTVQSIAPWLFLVAAIGIAYASPGRWAGVVALVPFVILILGARALTSNYDVSLNISYFLAIAVGPLIADLALTLGPSSRKDMERSEPKTVALAPDIKGWKGYFPNPLKVLDRKQIGYTAAASTVSSATFVFSPVAMTVLMGELVGARIKNGYHRLTTMVSAKNGTTESTYIAETLIPLVAFGLPLSPLAAGPAAPLFNAPPVFETNQETGVINNLSTYLTQWEFLLYGLLAVVTATVIAYPFAMNYAYRAASAVVKHISHEAVIAVFTGLVVVISIWEGGVLGLLITVTVGLVGGLLGRLFKIHGGVLFMGYYVALFSVPALINLF; encoded by the coding sequence ATGAGTTCGGTTCTGACCAACGAAATTCTGATTGCCGTTCTCTTCGGCATCATCGGTGCGGTCGCGTTCACGTTCATCGGATTGATCTCCGGCACGGACGAGACCGCTACGATCGCACCGCTGACTCTGCTCGTGATTCTGCTCGGCGCTCCCCCGGCGGCGGTCTTCACGTTCTTCCTCTCCGGTGCGATCGCCAAACACATGACGCACGCGGTGCCGACGATGCTGCTGGGCATTCCCGGCGACACGATGGCGATTCCACTCTTGCCGGAAGCGCAGATGATGCGCTCACTCGGCATCCCGCACATCGCACTCCGCAAGGCGATCTCGGGAGCAGTGATCTCGGCGTTCGTCGCTGTGCCGGTTGCCGTTTTGTTCGCGACCATCCTCGCGCCGTTTGCGGACACCGTTCAGTCGATAGCACCGTGGCTGTTCCTGGTCGCCGCCATCGGCATCGCCTACGCCTCACCAGGCCGCTGGGCCGGGGTTGTCGCCCTCGTTCCCTTCGTCATCTTGATCCTCGGCGCCCGCGCGTTGACGTCGAATTACGATGTGTCGCTGAACATCAGCTACTTCCTTGCGATCGCAGTCGGGCCGCTGATCGCGGACCTCGCATTGACCTTGGGCCCGTCGAGCCGTAAGGACATGGAACGCAGTGAACCCAAAACCGTTGCATTGGCCCCGGACATCAAAGGATGGAAGGGATACTTCCCCAATCCTCTGAAGGTCCTCGATCGCAAGCAGATCGGTTACACCGCCGCCGCTTCCACGGTGTCGAGCGCAACCTTCGTCTTCAGCCCGGTCGCCATGACTGTTCTGATGGGTGAGCTGGTAGGTGCGCGGATCAAGAACGGCTATCACCGACTGACCACAATGGTCTCGGCGAAGAACGGTACGACGGAATCCACCTACATCGCGGAAACCCTCATCCCACTCGTCGCTTTCGGCCTTCCGCTCAGCCCGCTCGCGGCAGGCCCCGCAGCCCCTCTGTTCAACGCTCCACCGGTGTTCGAGACCAATCAGGAAACCGGAGTGATCAACAATCTCTCCACGTACCTGACGCAGTGGGAGTTCCTGCTCTACGGACTGCTCGCAGTGGTCACGGCAACGGTCATCGCATACCCGTTTGCCATGAACTACGCGTACCGCGCTGCGTCAGCGGTGGTCAAGCACATCAGTCACGAAGCTGTGATCGCGGTGTTCACGGGACTCGTCGTCGTCATCAGCATCTGGGAGGGCGGCGTCCTCGGGCTTCTGATCACCGTGACGGTCGGCCTGGTCGGTGGCCTTCTCGGGCGCCTGTTCAAGATTCACGGCGGAGTTCTGTTCATGGGTTACTACGTAGCGCTGTTCAGTGTTCCTGCCCTGATCAATCTGTTCTGA
- a CDS encoding hydroxymethylglutaryl-CoA lyase has protein sequence MTETVAGSPVWKPAPHRVPAPGLPTSVRIYEVGPRDGLQAETAVIPTETKAQFIERLVAAGSRTVELTSFVSPRWIPQLADAEELMGRLHLPDSVRTVVLVPNRKGLERAVAAGASEVAVFVSATKEFAKRNLNSTVDGAIAAAAEVTTAARALGLPVRGYISMCFGDPWEGSVPVERVADIAKTLIDSGVTSLSLGDTIGVGTPGHVLALLGALRERGIPTSQIAMHFHDTYGQALSNVYASLTAGVSEFDSSAGGLGRCPYAKGATGNLATEDLVWMLHGLGIDTGIDLDSLTDTSSWMAEQIGHSSPSRVVTALRAART, from the coding sequence ATGACCGAAACAGTTGCAGGATCACCGGTGTGGAAGCCGGCGCCTCATCGAGTGCCGGCGCCGGGGCTGCCGACCTCGGTCCGGATCTACGAAGTCGGGCCACGCGACGGACTTCAAGCGGAAACAGCGGTGATCCCGACCGAGACGAAAGCCCAGTTCATCGAACGCCTGGTCGCGGCCGGCTCCCGCACTGTCGAATTGACGAGTTTCGTCTCACCTCGATGGATCCCGCAACTTGCGGACGCGGAAGAATTGATGGGTCGGCTGCACCTGCCGGACTCGGTACGTACGGTCGTTCTTGTCCCGAACCGCAAGGGTCTCGAGCGGGCCGTCGCCGCCGGAGCAAGCGAGGTTGCAGTATTCGTCAGCGCCACAAAGGAATTCGCGAAACGCAACCTCAATTCCACGGTGGACGGCGCGATCGCCGCGGCTGCCGAGGTCACTACGGCCGCCCGAGCCCTGGGACTTCCCGTCCGCGGCTACATCTCCATGTGCTTCGGCGACCCCTGGGAAGGCTCCGTGCCCGTCGAGCGTGTCGCCGACATCGCAAAGACCCTGATCGACAGCGGTGTCACGTCACTCTCACTCGGCGACACCATCGGCGTCGGCACACCTGGCCATGTACTCGCTTTGCTCGGCGCCCTCCGAGAACGTGGCATCCCCACATCGCAGATCGCCATGCACTTTCACGACACCTACGGCCAGGCGCTGTCGAACGTCTATGCGTCGTTGACCGCTGGGGTATCCGAATTCGACAGTTCCGCAGGTGGTCTCGGACGGTGCCCGTATGCCAAGGGCGCGACCGGAAATCTCGCCACCGAGGATCTGGTGTGGATGCTTCACGGCCTCGGGATCGACACCGGCATCGACCTGGATTCGCTCACCGATACAAGCAGCTGGATGGCCGAACAGATCGGCCACTCGAGCCCGTCCCGAGTTGTCACCGCCCTCCGCGCAGCACGCACCTGA
- a CDS encoding 8-amino-7-oxononanoate synthase, which yields MVGKVNTSLNWLTAVEADRRAAGLRRELRPRTVDSPLIDLASNDYLGLVRHPDVIEGAAAALRRWGAGATGSRLVTGTTTEHELLEVELAEFVGADSGLVFSSGYTANLGAVTALSGPGSLIVSDAGSHASLVDACRLSRARVAVAPHSDVGFLADTLRSRVEERALVVTDSVFSADGDLAPLRQMHQVCREYGAILLVDEAHGIGVRGAGGRGLVHESGLAGEPDVVVTATLSKSLASQGGVVLGDNKIRAHLIDAARTFIFDTGLAPAAVGAARAALAVLQREPTRALDVLARASELADVTGAPSPESAVVSVVLGDPQRAFDAASACRDQGLHVGCFRPPSVPEGTSRLRLTARATLSASEMEQIALVLREVLAGARA from the coding sequence ATGGTCGGAAAAGTGAACACCTCGCTGAATTGGCTGACGGCCGTCGAAGCGGACCGCAGGGCCGCTGGACTGCGTCGCGAACTCCGTCCTCGCACGGTCGACTCCCCGTTGATCGACCTGGCGTCGAACGATTACCTCGGACTCGTGCGGCACCCCGATGTGATCGAGGGTGCCGCGGCGGCTCTGCGCCGTTGGGGCGCGGGCGCCACGGGCTCTCGTCTGGTCACCGGCACCACCACCGAACACGAACTGCTCGAAGTCGAACTGGCCGAGTTCGTCGGGGCGGACTCCGGACTTGTCTTCTCCTCCGGTTACACAGCCAATCTCGGCGCGGTGACGGCGCTCTCGGGTCCAGGGTCGTTGATCGTCTCCGATGCGGGATCGCATGCCTCGCTGGTGGATGCCTGCCGCCTGTCACGTGCTCGGGTCGCCGTTGCTCCGCATTCGGACGTGGGCTTTCTCGCCGACACGTTGCGCAGCAGAGTGGAAGAGCGAGCGCTGGTCGTCACCGATTCGGTCTTCAGTGCCGACGGAGACCTCGCGCCACTGCGGCAGATGCATCAGGTGTGCCGCGAGTACGGGGCGATCCTGTTGGTCGACGAGGCGCATGGCATCGGTGTGCGCGGTGCCGGTGGACGTGGACTCGTCCACGAGTCGGGCCTGGCCGGTGAACCCGACGTCGTCGTGACGGCAACACTGTCCAAGTCGCTCGCCAGCCAGGGCGGAGTTGTGCTCGGTGACAACAAGATCCGCGCGCATCTCATCGACGCGGCAAGAACGTTCATCTTCGACACCGGTCTCGCACCGGCCGCCGTAGGCGCGGCCAGGGCTGCACTCGCCGTACTCCAGCGTGAGCCGACGCGAGCGCTCGACGTCCTGGCCCGGGCATCCGAGTTGGCGGACGTCACCGGTGCTCCGTCGCCTGAATCTGCTGTCGTCTCAGTCGTTCTCGGTGATCCGCAGCGGGCGTTCGATGCCGCGTCGGCGTGCCGGGATCAGGGGTTGCATGTCGGTTGCTTCCGCCCGCCGTCGGTTCCGGAAGGAACGTCACGGCTGCGTCTGACCGCACGCGCGACGCTGTCCGCATCCGAGATGGAGCAGATCGCTCTCGTACTGCGCGAAGTATTGGCCGGAGCCCGAGCATGA
- a CDS encoding adenosylmethionine--8-amino-7-oxononanoate transaminase — protein sequence MLTTGLDPHDVSAIDADVLWHPYGSFPASTRPLIVDSAQGATLTLSDGRRLVDGMSSWWAAIHGYRNPVLDTAAARQLGKMSHVMFGGLTHEPAARLGRLLVDITPPHLDKVFLSDSGSVAVEVAVKMCLQYWRSLGKPSKNRLMTWRGGYHGDTFTPMSVCDPDGGMHSLWTDVLRPQVFAQAPPAGYLPEYVQELESLLAEHHEDLAAVIVEPVVQGAGGMRFHDPAYLIDLRNLCDKYQVLLVFDEIATGFGRTGELFAADHAGVSPDVMCVGKALTGGYMSLAATLCTTEIAETITAGEGGGLMHGPTFMGNPLACAVAVASTELLLAMDWRRDVATLERGLARGLAEAVTIPGVVDVRVKGGIGVIELEQPVDMQSATDAAVDAGVWLRPFRNLVYAMPPYLCSEAEVEQITAGMLATARSQAKR from the coding sequence GTGCTCACAACCGGACTTGATCCCCATGACGTCTCCGCCATCGATGCCGATGTCCTCTGGCATCCGTACGGATCGTTTCCCGCGTCGACTCGTCCGCTGATCGTCGACTCTGCGCAGGGGGCTACCCTGACGCTCTCCGACGGCCGCCGATTGGTCGACGGGATGAGCTCGTGGTGGGCCGCCATTCACGGCTACCGCAATCCCGTGCTCGACACCGCCGCCGCACGGCAGCTCGGCAAAATGAGCCATGTCATGTTCGGCGGACTGACGCACGAACCCGCCGCTCGCCTCGGGCGACTGCTCGTCGACATCACACCACCTCACCTCGACAAGGTGTTCCTCTCCGACTCCGGTTCGGTGGCCGTCGAAGTCGCAGTGAAGATGTGCCTGCAGTACTGGCGGAGCCTCGGAAAGCCGTCGAAGAATCGTTTGATGACCTGGCGCGGCGGATACCACGGTGACACCTTCACCCCCATGAGCGTCTGCGATCCCGACGGCGGCATGCATTCTCTCTGGACCGACGTCCTGCGCCCTCAGGTCTTCGCGCAGGCTCCCCCGGCGGGCTATCTCCCCGAATACGTGCAGGAGTTGGAATCGCTCTTGGCCGAGCATCACGAGGACCTCGCAGCGGTGATCGTGGAACCGGTGGTCCAAGGCGCCGGCGGAATGCGTTTCCACGATCCCGCGTACCTGATCGACCTGCGTAACCTCTGCGACAAGTACCAAGTCCTCCTGGTCTTCGACGAGATCGCGACCGGATTCGGACGCACCGGAGAATTGTTCGCCGCCGATCACGCCGGCGTCAGTCCCGACGTCATGTGCGTCGGCAAGGCACTGACCGGCGGGTACATGAGTCTGGCGGCAACGCTGTGCACCACGGAGATCGCGGAGACCATCACTGCCGGTGAGGGCGGCGGGCTGATGCACGGCCCCACCTTCATGGGCAATCCACTCGCGTGCGCCGTCGCGGTGGCGTCGACCGAACTTCTGCTTGCGATGGACTGGCGGCGTGACGTCGCAACCCTCGAACGTGGCCTCGCTCGAGGCCTCGCCGAAGCCGTCACAATTCCCGGGGTCGTCGACGTCCGCGTCAAAGGCGGAATCGGAGTGATCGAACTCGAACAGCCGGTCGACATGCAGAGCGCGACCGATGCAGCCGTCGACGCCGGCGTCTGGCTCCGGCCGTTCCGCAACCTCGTATACGCGATGCCTCCGTACCTGTGTTCGGAGGCAGAGGTGGAACAGATCACAGCCGGAATGCTTGCAACCGCCCGCAGCCAGGCGAAACGGTGA
- the bioD gene encoding dethiobiotin synthase gives MSIFLVTGTSTDVGKTVVTAALASVALQSGKSVAVLKPAQTGVDVDGAGDLAEIERLTGGGATLVELARYPEPLAPDTAARRSGLPLLALDDVVRVASDLDTTHDLTLIEGAGGLLVRLGVDGFTARDLAAALAAPVVLVVASGLGTLNHTALTVEALRASGVDCAGLVIGSWPQEPDLAERCNREDLVSVSGVPLLGVMPAGSGGASVREFARTASITLGELHLTN, from the coding sequence ATGAGCATTTTCCTGGTGACCGGAACGTCGACCGACGTCGGAAAAACAGTGGTGACAGCCGCATTGGCATCGGTGGCCTTGCAGTCGGGAAAGTCGGTTGCAGTGCTCAAACCGGCCCAGACCGGCGTCGACGTGGACGGTGCGGGTGATCTGGCCGAGATCGAGCGTCTGACCGGCGGCGGTGCGACGCTGGTCGAGTTGGCGCGGTACCCCGAACCTTTGGCGCCGGATACTGCTGCACGTCGAAGTGGTCTCCCGTTGTTGGCGCTCGACGACGTGGTTCGGGTCGCCTCCGACCTGGACACCACCCACGACTTGACCCTGATCGAAGGCGCCGGCGGCTTGCTGGTCCGCTTGGGCGTCGACGGGTTCACCGCTCGCGATCTTGCCGCGGCTCTGGCAGCGCCAGTGGTGCTGGTGGTTGCGTCCGGCCTGGGCACGCTCAATCACACGGCACTGACCGTGGAAGCCCTACGTGCATCCGGCGTGGACTGCGCCGGGTTGGTGATCGGTTCGTGGCCGCAGGAACCGGACCTCGCCGAGAGATGCAATCGCGAGGATCTGGTCTCGGTCAGCGGTGTTCCCCTTCTCGGGGTAATGCCTGCCGGAAGTGGGGGCGCGAGTGTCCGAGAGTTTGCTCGCACCGCTTCGATCACGCTCGGTGAACTTCATTTGACCAACTGA
- a CDS encoding helix-turn-helix domain-containing protein: MTAPDSDSDSAPNVIAALFDVTSDSVGDEHVEQVLAEFGFGATEVAETAALIRASRSEFRRLRRRENELAVLYSSARELAQVRDVDTLLQRLVNRAHDIMGTDVTYLSEFDVITRDLNVRKTAGAVSPELQHLQVPAGAGLVSAIAESRAAQWVQNYSDYTQSRHDEVVDAAIVAEGLVAILGVPMLSDGQILGVLFAADRRERRFTADQIALLSALADHASVVLQTARALDRAEESAAETGRALDELREHVSARDKSNIVHQDLIHAVLRGGGYAQVARTLSSALERSTVVVDNELRPLVTSSGEQITTVPLSLPRAVSDAIDQSRRSGRCTFVADNSETVIQLVSAVTAGESFLGAILLNRSDAPIGPVELRTVERAAQVTAILVLQHSAAAAADRRARDELVADLLSTAPERRRDLERRTRNLGISLGELDTVLVVSVAPELRTAALRAIGQSLPVAGLAAQHAGLIAVVSRSGNPAAAATVIHRQITGSVGPHAVVIAPATAERPEELPARFTSALRTARLLTALGKTDGAVTTASYLPYTVLFGENPESLHQFIDEVIGPVLAYDRDKDTDLTATLRALVRNDGSPTKAARALNYHPNTVVQRLDRIRTLLGQSWREDESFFRVSMATRLDELRDVGTEEAGSGINDSADGA, from the coding sequence ACCGCGGCCCTCATCCGGGCCAGTCGGTCGGAATTTCGGCGACTTCGCCGTCGCGAGAACGAATTGGCGGTTCTCTATTCGAGTGCACGTGAGCTCGCGCAGGTTCGCGACGTGGACACACTGCTGCAGAGGCTGGTCAACCGCGCACACGACATCATGGGCACCGACGTCACGTACCTGTCCGAGTTCGACGTGATCACTCGTGACCTGAATGTTCGAAAGACGGCCGGCGCGGTCTCGCCGGAACTCCAGCATCTGCAAGTTCCTGCCGGCGCGGGACTGGTCAGCGCGATTGCCGAATCTCGAGCAGCCCAATGGGTTCAGAACTACAGCGACTACACGCAGTCGCGCCATGACGAAGTGGTCGATGCCGCGATCGTCGCCGAGGGTCTGGTGGCGATTCTCGGCGTGCCGATGCTCTCCGACGGCCAGATCCTCGGAGTCCTGTTTGCCGCCGACCGCCGGGAACGACGATTTACCGCAGATCAGATTGCCCTGCTCTCGGCGCTGGCTGATCACGCCTCGGTAGTCCTGCAAACCGCACGGGCGCTGGACCGCGCCGAGGAATCCGCCGCCGAGACCGGGCGAGCACTCGACGAGCTGCGCGAGCACGTGTCCGCGCGGGACAAATCGAACATCGTCCACCAGGATCTGATCCACGCCGTTCTCCGCGGCGGTGGCTACGCCCAGGTTGCACGAACCCTCAGCAGCGCACTCGAACGCAGCACCGTCGTCGTCGACAATGAGCTACGCCCTCTCGTCACATCGTCGGGTGAGCAGATCACGACGGTGCCGTTGTCGCTACCTCGCGCCGTGTCCGATGCCATCGACCAGAGTCGCCGCAGTGGCCGATGCACGTTTGTCGCCGATAACAGCGAGACCGTGATCCAACTCGTCAGCGCCGTCACCGCCGGAGAATCGTTCCTCGGGGCCATCTTGCTGAATCGTTCGGACGCGCCGATCGGCCCCGTCGAACTCCGGACCGTGGAACGGGCAGCTCAGGTCACTGCCATCCTCGTGTTGCAACACTCGGCGGCGGCAGCAGCGGACCGGCGTGCACGTGACGAACTGGTCGCCGACTTGCTGAGCACTGCGCCCGAGCGTAGGCGCGATCTCGAACGTAGGACCCGAAACCTCGGCATCTCCCTCGGCGAACTGGACACCGTCCTCGTGGTGTCGGTCGCTCCGGAACTCCGCACCGCCGCGCTCCGCGCAATCGGGCAGTCTCTGCCGGTAGCGGGGTTGGCGGCGCAGCATGCCGGATTGATCGCGGTGGTCTCGCGCTCGGGAAACCCGGCAGCCGCGGCGACGGTCATTCACCGTCAGATCACCGGTTCGGTAGGACCGCACGCAGTAGTCATTGCGCCGGCGACGGCGGAACGCCCCGAAGAGCTCCCGGCGCGCTTCACCTCGGCGCTGCGCACGGCCCGCCTACTCACGGCATTGGGCAAGACCGACGGCGCGGTCACGACGGCGTCATATCTGCCGTACACCGTTCTGTTCGGCGAAAATCCGGAATCACTTCATCAGTTCATCGACGAAGTAATCGGCCCGGTACTCGCGTACGACCGCGACAAGGACACCGATCTCACCGCGACCCTTCGTGCCCTGGTACGCAACGACGGGAGCCCGACCAAGGCTGCCCGCGCACTCAACTATCACCCCAACACCGTCGTTCAGCGTCTCGACCGCATCCGTACGCTCCTCGGTCAATCGTGGCGGGAAGACGAGAGCTTTTTCCGGGTGTCCATGGCGACGAGGCTCGACGAACTTCGGGACGTGGGAACCGAAGAGGCCGGAAGCGGCATCAACGACAGCGCCGATGGTGCATGA
- a CDS encoding GGDEF domain-containing protein yields MSTVEKSLSSSAVRRALLIGVVVFVSCLVGILSRLPGTLAVFWPANALLLGILFRSPRSATLLTWICVVVGYVGADLITGGAWESTVWLNAANIVGVASGFYGFRWVDSEDRRLTSIQSVGYLVSMTVAAASMAALVGGIANRVLFGGQWWDGWLLWFSSEFVNYMTIVPLVLTFPSLRRVDREPKAVATLVRRSFVPTALLAVCIILEWVIGGAGAIAFAMPALVTAALLTNVFVTSVLTAVSTAWTLVLTADGHLGLSSEGVSPVSASVQIGLSLLAVAPIAVACVILERRRALEALTQAVTHDDLTGALRRDEFLRRGGSVTGATDPRRHSGRPVSVLMMDLDHFKMVNDNLGHRAGDTALVSFADQVRRHLDDKHLFARLGGEEFVVLMAGVDLEGATETAEMIRRAQAENSSAVLGDFGPTVSIGVACSPHGDADLTQLVDCADEALYRAKKLDRNRTVALTVGS; encoded by the coding sequence GTGAGCACGGTCGAAAAGTCGTTGTCGTCATCGGCCGTACGTCGCGCACTGCTTATCGGCGTAGTCGTCTTCGTCTCGTGCCTGGTCGGAATTCTGAGCCGTCTGCCGGGCACGCTTGCAGTCTTCTGGCCGGCCAACGCGCTGCTACTCGGGATCCTCTTTCGGTCGCCGCGTTCCGCCACACTGCTCACCTGGATCTGCGTCGTAGTCGGTTATGTCGGAGCCGACCTGATCACCGGTGGGGCATGGGAGTCCACGGTGTGGCTCAACGCGGCCAACATCGTCGGGGTTGCGAGCGGCTTCTACGGCTTTCGCTGGGTCGACAGTGAGGACCGTCGACTGACCAGTATTCAGTCCGTCGGCTATCTCGTGTCGATGACTGTCGCCGCCGCGTCGATGGCGGCGCTCGTGGGCGGTATCGCGAACCGCGTGCTGTTCGGCGGGCAGTGGTGGGACGGCTGGTTGCTCTGGTTCTCGAGTGAGTTCGTCAACTACATGACCATCGTCCCCTTGGTGCTGACATTCCCTTCGCTTCGACGAGTGGATCGAGAACCGAAAGCTGTTGCCACGCTTGTGCGTCGATCATTTGTTCCGACGGCGCTGCTGGCCGTCTGCATCATCTTGGAGTGGGTGATAGGCGGTGCCGGAGCGATCGCGTTTGCCATGCCGGCGCTGGTGACTGCAGCCTTGCTTACCAATGTATTTGTCACGTCGGTGCTCACCGCTGTGTCAACTGCCTGGACGTTGGTACTGACGGCCGACGGCCATCTCGGATTGTCCAGCGAGGGCGTCTCGCCGGTCAGCGCGTCGGTCCAGATCGGATTGTCGCTGCTGGCGGTAGCGCCGATCGCGGTGGCCTGTGTGATCCTCGAGCGTCGCCGCGCGCTCGAGGCACTCACCCAGGCCGTCACCCACGACGATCTCACCGGTGCGTTGCGCCGGGACGAATTCTTGCGGCGAGGCGGCAGCGTGACGGGTGCGACCGATCCGCGTCGCCACTCTGGACGTCCGGTCAGCGTCCTGATGATGGATCTGGATCACTTCAAGATGGTGAACGACAACCTCGGTCATCGTGCCGGCGATACAGCGTTGGTGAGTTTTGCCGATCAGGTGCGGCGGCACCTCGATGACAAGCACCTCTTCGCCCGATTGGGCGGCGAGGAGTTCGTCGTACTGATGGCCGGTGTCGATCTCGAGGGCGCGACCGAAACAGCCGAGATGATTCGACGCGCGCAAGCGGAGAATTCGTCGGCAGTATTGGGCGACTTCGGGCCGACGGTCAGCATCGGCGTCGCGTGTTCACCCCACGGCGACGCAGACCTGACGCAATTGGTCGATTGCGCTGACGAGGCGTTGTATCGAGCGAAGAAGTTGGACCGCAATCGAACCGTGGCGCTCACGGTCGGTAGCTGA